The DNA segment CAACTGAGTGGATATTTTCAGAACtcaatatttcatgcatcatgGAATAAGTTGGATGGCATAAGTGTTGGGAATCAGTTGAAATCTCACTATTGATGATTGGTTTATTACCAACAAGcaatcataaaaaaaaaatattggttAACTTCATTGTCAAGACTTTCCTGTTCACGTTGTTATTGTAGATATGGTTCTccgttgttttgttttaatttgatAGTGCGCAAATATCtttattgtcttgtccagactcgattatttacagaccgccaaacagctggaatattgatgagtgcgacgcaaactaaactcagtcacttgaaatgaaatgaaaaactaGTACTTCAATACTTTGTTGCAATGTGCTGTCACTATctcaatagtatgttgcaatagactattgcTGTCTCAATAGTTGTTTCCCCCTCAATAGTAACATCAGTGAAATGTCTCCTGAGGATTTTGCTccttaaacatgttaaatctCATGCACCATCATTATCATTGCTGTGAACACCACTCCTTGTGATCTGATAATAATTCTACACATTTTCCACTTACAGAAATCAGGAGAGCCTGGTGTGTCAGCATTTCCAGATGGTGACAATCTTTTCTGTTGGATAGGCACCATTGAAGGTGGTACTGGAACGGTAAGCCTGGCAAAAGTCTCATTCCATTCTGTGCGTCTGACTCATGCCAACCATGTTATGACTCATTCTTGACCATCCACTCCATTAACTACACTTTTATGCAAGGTCACGACTCTCTCACATGCTGAAACTGTCTCCATCAAATTCTTATACGCTAAATTGACCTGATAAATTCTCTGTCAAACTCTGATGCTTTTTGTCAACATTGCAAGCATCGTGGTACACCTGAAATACACTatgatatacacatgtacatcattggttttttagtgtacaatgtgtgatgccaaATTTTGTGgtccctcactgtgatattgcgggaGTGTTGCTGAAAGCATGGTAATACCCAGCTCACATACTAGCTGGTTATTTATGTTTGTGCAGGTATACGATGGACTGAAGTACAAGTTGTCACTGGTGTTTCCCAGTGGTTATCCATACAAACCTCCAACTGTCAAGTTTGATACTCCTTGTTACCACCCAAACGTGGACACCCACGGCAACATCTGTCTTGATATCCTCAAGGAGAAGTGGTCAGCTCTCTACGATGTCCGAACCATCTTGTTGTCCATACAGAGTCTGCTTGGTGGTGAGTAGCATGTGATGCAAAACATGTCGGTGTTCAGATCAACATGTTAATTGTtaggtttttgttgtttttttccacaAAGTCAATCACGAAATATGAATAGtatgttgtttctgtttttttacaCGATATCACCAAGATGACACATCTGACATGATGTGTCTGGATTTTCTTGAAACCATCACTGTGGTGTAGTAGATAGAGTCCGCTTGGAGAGCAGACGGTCGGGGGTTTGATCTCAGACTGTCATACCAAAAAACGTTAAAATTGGGTACATTTTGCTTCCTATCTGGCGCTTGGCGTTAATCATTTTAATGGGaaaaaacaaggactggtcggctcggacTCAGTATAATTTGTCTgtgtggggtattcatgcttagcTGAGGCATGGTATGTCATTGAGCCAGCAGAATAAAACCATTTTAAGTCTGGGTTAGTACAAGCAGCcccacatgcacatgcatgcatgtcatgatataagtgaaatattcttaagtacaacgttaaaccccatttcacttCACTTACTCCCTTAGATGTAGATGTAAGAATTCTTTTCTTTgattgtagccaatgtgttaggaatgggcttaagaaaTTTGTAggactacatacgtattgagaATAGCTGGCATGAATATTTTTAAGGAAAGTGGAGGTGCTCGCATGGTATCTTGGGAGCCATAAttcactgtgcagagttgcgtcccttgccAGGATCCTGATATCTTCAAATGCTGTGACTTCAACATAGCACATAATATATTAAGGCATTGTAAAACCTTTTCTGTAGCAGGTATTGATATTTTAAACAGACATGTTGAACAGTGGATAATAATATTTGGTCTTTATTTCAGAACCCAACATTGACAGTCCCCTAAACAGCCACGCAGCTGATTTGTGGCATAATCAAACAGCATACAAGAAATACCTGCTGGAGAATTATGATCGTGATGTGCGCAGCAAGCAGAACTTGTGACAAGAGATGTAGTGTTGCCCTGGTTACCACCTCTCAATGCCCTTCACTCTGCCTCTCCTCCACCCATTCCACCTTTGTAGTTGTACAGCATACATTTCCAACACCCAACATCCTCACGTCAGTGTTGCCTGACAATACAACATCGTTGCGTCAGTGTCACCTGACAATACGACATTCCCACATCAGTGTTGCCTGACGACAGGCACACGTCTTACATCGATGTCACATTTCCCCTCCACATTACCTGAAAACACACATTCTAGCCTTTGTGTTGCCTGACTGAACACAACATTCTCATCCCTATGTTGCCTGACTGCAAAACGTCTTCATGTCCATTGTGCTTGACAACACACCATTCTTATGACCATGACGGATAACACACATTCTCACCTCCATGTTGCATCACAACACAACATTCTCGCATTGATGATGGACAACATACAACACAGTCTCACCTCTCATGTtgtcaaacaacaacattctCGCGTCCATGGTGCTGGACAACATGCCTTATGTCAGTGCAGTATGAGTCTGTTATGGTACAGTGTTTGACATCTGGTTTCATTATACAGTATCCCAAGGCTGTACTGATTTAGgttcttcaaacattgtaaaattgtgattattttatatatatcacCTAATGCTAACTTCTTCATTTAGTAAAGTGTGAAATAAGTTCTCTCTTTTGCGTCATGTTGCTACAAAAAGAATCtgtgcatttttatgttttctaaAGTCAGGAACATGGTGCTGGGTGTATATGAGCAGAATATGACAAAGAATTCTAATAAAGACAGTGCTTTAAGACGCTTTATGTACTAGTACTAATTGCACCATGTTGCTTAGCAACATATTACTTGACCTTTGATTATTTAACCGTTTGCTACAAAATACCGCGGGTTCACTTGCACCAAGTGATCTTAGTGCTAAAATGATTGTAGCTCCCCAACATAAGCTTGACAGTCGTAGCAATAAGATTGCTTTGTTCAAGTGGGCCCAAgatcatcattattattggtGCACTCAtttgtttttgctgtttttcTCTTGACCAATTTATGAAAATCATTTTTATACAAAGAAGacattttctaaatatatatCGTTGTGACTTCTTCATAATTCCCAATTTTCTATAAGTTGCATCTTTAAGTAGACACACAAATTCCAGCGCCAGAGTCACATGTTGTTTCACAGATGGCCTGTCAAGCAGATGATACTGCTGTTTGATGTCAGTGGACTATTTATTGTTTGTCATAATgtgtctacatgtacacacacagaaGTTAGGTCTCAGTCTTCCATATAGTGGAAATAGCTCTTTGGGTAGTGACAGAATCCTGTGATGGTGGGTTTG comes from the Haliotis asinina isolate JCU_RB_2024 chromosome 12, JCU_Hal_asi_v2, whole genome shotgun sequence genome and includes:
- the LOC137258146 gene encoding ubiquitin-conjugating enzyme E2 C-like, with product MANMFFDQLSSSAKNKEKTSSSPSSKDNHSVTKRLQQELMTLLKSGEPGVSAFPDGDNLFCWIGTIEGGTGTVYDGLKYKLSLVFPSGYPYKPPTVKFDTPCYHPNVDTHGNICLDILKEKWSALYDVRTILLSIQSLLGEPNIDSPLNSHAADLWHNQTAYKKYLLENYDRDVRSKQNL